A single Prochlorococcus marinus XMU1410 DNA region contains:
- the pip gene encoding prolyl aminopeptidase translates to MKDQVLFPKIEVREKGFLQVSDIHTIYWERSGNPKGKKILVIHGGPGGGSQPRYRRYFDPDKFDIIQFDQRGCGSSTPFSELKENTTNHLVDDIEKLRILFKIDTWHLFGGSWGSTLSLIYAIKNPSRVISLTLRGIFLCRKFELLWFYQYGASEIFPDEFEEYISVIPKEERNDLISSFYKYLTSSDANLRSKAAAAWTKWELSTSHLLNKKFDFDKSEVNSFSDAFARIECHYFVKNIFLEDNFILKNIKIIESIPTKIIQGRYDVICPVRSAWDLNKKLKNSELIIVNDAGHSMSEKGISIELIKAVKGIQNL, encoded by the coding sequence ATGAAAGATCAAGTCTTGTTTCCAAAAATTGAAGTACGTGAAAAGGGTTTTTTACAAGTAAGTGATATTCATACTATTTATTGGGAACGATCTGGCAATCCAAAAGGCAAAAAAATTCTTGTTATTCATGGAGGTCCAGGAGGAGGAAGTCAACCAAGATATAGAAGATACTTTGACCCAGATAAATTCGATATTATTCAATTTGACCAAAGAGGTTGCGGTTCTTCAACTCCTTTCTCCGAATTAAAAGAAAATACGACCAATCATTTAGTTGATGATATTGAGAAATTAAGGATCCTTTTTAAAATAGATACTTGGCATTTGTTTGGTGGATCTTGGGGCTCAACCCTTTCACTTATATATGCGATTAAAAATCCCTCAAGAGTTATCAGCTTAACTTTGCGAGGAATATTTTTATGTAGAAAGTTTGAATTATTGTGGTTCTATCAATATGGTGCAAGTGAGATATTCCCCGATGAATTTGAAGAATATATTTCTGTAATACCAAAAGAAGAAAGAAATGATTTAATAAGTTCTTTTTATAAATATCTAACATCATCAGATGCAAATCTTAGATCAAAAGCAGCAGCAGCTTGGACAAAATGGGAACTCTCAACAAGTCATTTACTAAATAAAAAATTTGATTTTGATAAGTCTGAAGTTAATTCTTTTTCAGATGCCTTTGCAAGGATCGAATGCCATTATTTTGTTAAAAATATTTTCTTAGAAGATAATTTTATTTTGAAAAATATAAAAATAATAGAATCGATTCCAACAAAAATAATTCAAGGGAGGTACGACGTAATATGTCCTGTTAGGAGTGCTTGGGATCTAAATAAGAAATTAAAGAATTCTGAATTAATTATTGTTAATGATGCTGGTCATTCAATGAGTGAAAAAGGTATTAGTATCGAATTAATAAAAGCTGTAAAAGGAATTCAAAATCTCTAA